The Desulforegulaceae bacterium genome has a window encoding:
- a CDS encoding lytic murein transglycosylase, with translation MKFTYKFFLIFLAAFYLLPPGLMADHSYFDYIKQKLINDGFDKEYIEKIYSPESIKFEFGSTTLFFTVSEYKLDYDRFLGPDFVKKGKEYINKYEETFSMVKEKYKVPPEIITAILTVETKLGGFIGNRPVLSSLSSIASLENSKIQKMVQKSIPSQKNRYSGDDFVKRAENRADFGYKELKKFIDFAKEFDHDTSEIIGSYAGAVGIPQFMPSNIPVYARDGDMDGKIDLLNHKDAIASVGNYLKMHGWPENQDEKKLIPVILRYNKSMPYAQTVLKLSQLIGENN, from the coding sequence ATGAAATTTACTTATAAATTTTTTTTAATTTTTTTAGCAGCCTTTTATCTTCTGCCCCCAGGTCTGATGGCAGATCACTCTTATTTTGACTATATAAAGCAAAAACTTATAAACGATGGGTTTGACAAGGAATATATAGAAAAAATTTATTCTCCAGAATCAATTAAATTTGAATTTGGATCAACCACACTTTTTTTTACAGTAAGCGAATATAAACTTGATTATGATAGATTTCTTGGGCCTGATTTTGTAAAAAAAGGAAAAGAATATATCAACAAATATGAAGAAACATTTTCCATGGTAAAAGAAAAGTACAAGGTTCCCCCTGAAATAATAACTGCCATTTTAACTGTGGAAACAAAGCTTGGCGGTTTTATTGGAAACAGACCTGTTCTTTCATCCCTTTCTTCAATTGCCTCCCTTGAAAACTCAAAAATTCAAAAAATGGTACAAAAATCAATCCCTTCCCAAAAAAACAGATATTCTGGAGATGATTTTGTAAAAAGAGCAGAAAACAGGGCTGATTTTGGATATAAAGAATTGAAAAAGTTTATTGATTTTGCAAAAGAATTTGATCATGATACTTCAGAAATCATAGGTTCTTATGCAGGTGCAGTAGGAATCCCCCAATTCATGCCTTCAAATATTCCAGTTTATGCAAGGGACGGAGACATGGACGGAAAAATAGACCTTTTAAATCATAAAGATGCAATTGCAAGTGTTGGAAACTATCTTAAAATGCACGGCTGGCCTGAGAATCAAGATGAAAAAAAACTTATACCAGTAATTCTAAGATATAATAAAAGTATGCCATACGCTCAAACTGTTTTAAAACTTTCCCAGCTTATAGGAGAAAACAATTAA
- the radA gene encoding DNA repair protein RadA: MAPKKEKILYICSNCGSRSLKWLGKCPDCGSWDSFVEEVEKKLRPGTKNRLKTRKPIVLSSVESDSESRIGTRIEEFDRVLGGGVVPGSLVLIGGDPGIGKSTLMLQMASSLASLGKKVLYVSGEESASQIKLRSERLESSNKILVLTETGLEIVVACAVEMKPDVLIIDSVQTLYSEDLGSAPGSVSQVREAAVRFMGFAKKEGIPTFLVGHVTKEGTIAGPRVLEHMVDTVLYFEGDSGNVYRILRAVKNRFGSTNEIGLFEMKERGLFGISNPSGVFLSERPVNTAGSSVTATMEGTRPILIEIQGLVSNSGFGGPPRRTVVGVEQNRLALIIAVMEKKVGIHFSDHDVFVNAAGGVRVSEPASDLAVASAVASSFFDLPIPEDMIVLGEIGLTGELRGVTNLEKRIIEAKKLGFKKFVVPENSLSSKGFKGIEIFSVPNLTKAMDLIFSSEQGN; this comes from the coding sequence TTGGCTCCTAAAAAAGAAAAAATACTTTATATTTGTTCAAACTGTGGCAGCAGATCTTTAAAATGGCTGGGCAAATGCCCTGACTGCGGAAGCTGGGACAGTTTTGTTGAAGAAGTTGAAAAAAAATTAAGACCCGGAACTAAAAACAGGCTTAAAACAAGAAAACCTATTGTTCTTTCTTCAGTTGAATCTGACAGTGAGTCAAGAATTGGAACAAGAATTGAAGAGTTTGACAGGGTTCTTGGCGGCGGAGTGGTGCCTGGAAGCCTTGTTCTTATTGGAGGGGATCCTGGAATAGGCAAATCAACCCTTATGCTTCAAATGGCCTCTTCTCTTGCTTCTCTTGGAAAAAAGGTACTTTATGTTTCAGGTGAGGAATCAGCCAGCCAGATAAAATTAAGAAGCGAACGGCTTGAATCATCAAATAAAATTTTGGTATTAACAGAAACAGGGCTTGAAATTGTTGTTGCCTGTGCCGTTGAAATGAAACCCGATGTATTGATAATTGACTCTGTTCAAACCCTTTATTCTGAAGATCTTGGTTCAGCTCCGGGAAGCGTTTCCCAGGTAAGAGAGGCTGCAGTAAGATTTATGGGTTTTGCAAAAAAAGAAGGAATTCCTACTTTTCTTGTAGGTCATGTTACAAAGGAAGGAACAATTGCAGGGCCAAGAGTTTTGGAACATATGGTTGATACTGTTTTATATTTTGAAGGTGATTCTGGAAATGTATATAGAATTTTAAGGGCTGTAAAAAACAGGTTTGGGTCAACAAATGAAATCGGGCTTTTTGAAATGAAGGAAAGAGGGCTTTTTGGAATTTCCAACCCTTCAGGAGTTTTTCTTTCAGAACGGCCTGTAAATACTGCAGGTTCATCTGTGACTGCGACCATGGAAGGAACAAGGCCTATTTTAATTGAAATTCAAGGTCTTGTGTCAAACTCAGGTTTTGGGGGGCCTCCAAGAAGAACTGTTGTTGGTGTGGAGCAAAATCGACTTGCTTTAATAATTGCTGTAATGGAAAAAAAAGTGGGGATTCATTTTTCAGATCATGATGTTTTTGTAAATGCAGCAGGTGGGGTAAGGGTTTCAGAACCTGCTTCAGATCTTGCTGTGGCTTCAGCTGTGGCTTCAAGTTTTTTTGATCTTCCAATTCCAGAAGATATGATAGTTCTTGGAGAAATAGGGCTTACAGGAGAGCTTAGGGGAGTTACCAACCTTGAAAAAAGAATTATTGAGGCAAAAAAACTTGGATTTAAAAAATTTGTTGTTCCTGAAAACAGCCTTTCGTCAAAGGGCTTTAAGGGGATAGAAATATTTTCGGTTCCAAACCTTACAAAAGCAATGGATTTGATTTTTTCTTCAGAGCAGGGAAACTAA
- a CDS encoding RlmE family RNA methyltransferase has product MAKKKKKTNKWDDDFYTQLAKKENYPARSVYKLKEINEKFKFFKKGQNILDLGCAPGSWLKFAAEKTGKSGSVLGVDLKEIEILLPENVKFFQGDIFEKETIDFLSSFGPYNVLMSDMAPDTTGVKFADSVKSAALCESALYLCQSLLEQGGVFITKIFQGPDFDNFARQVLQEFDKRKIFKPKACRKNSKEVYIVGMGRK; this is encoded by the coding sequence ATGGCAAAAAAAAAGAAAAAGACAAATAAGTGGGATGATGATTTTTATACTCAGCTTGCAAAAAAGGAAAATTATCCTGCAAGGTCTGTATATAAATTAAAAGAAATTAATGAAAAATTTAAATTTTTTAAAAAAGGGCAAAATATCTTGGATCTTGGCTGTGCTCCAGGATCCTGGCTTAAGTTTGCAGCTGAAAAGACAGGAAAAAGCGGGAGTGTTCTAGGGGTTGATTTAAAAGAGATTGAAATTTTGCTTCCTGAAAATGTAAAGTTTTTTCAAGGAGATATTTTTGAAAAAGAAACCATAGATTTTTTAAGTTCTTTTGGGCCTTATAATGTTTTGATGAGTGATATGGCTCCTGACACAACAGGTGTTAAATTCGCTGATTCTGTAAAATCAGCTGCTCTTTGCGAATCGGCTTTGTATCTTTGCCAGTCCCTTTTAGAGCAGGGAGGGGTTTTTATTACAAAAATTTTTCAGGGCCCTGATTTTGATAATTTTGCAAGGCAAGTTCTTCAGGAGTTTGATAAAAGGAAAATTTTTAAACCCAAGGCCTGCAGAAAAAATTCAAAGGAAGTTTATATAGTTGGAATGGGCAGAAAATAA
- a CDS encoding YebC/PmpR family DNA-binding transcriptional regulator: MAGHSKWANIKHKKGREDAKRGKIFTKLIKEITVAAKIGGGELESNPRLRTAVDAAKAANMPKDNIERAVKKGTGDLEGVNYEDIRYEGYGPGGAAVLVECLTDNKNRSVAEVRHLFAKFGGNLGENGCVDWIFEKKGFIIMAKEGIDEEKLMEIALEAGAEDIEEQDDSFEIYSQAQDFESVKNAIDQAEIKYELAEITMIPQNEIELDGSDAENMIKLIDGLEDCDDVQNVYNNADIPDSFYE; the protein is encoded by the coding sequence ATGGCAGGCCATAGTAAATGGGCAAATATCAAGCACAAAAAAGGAAGAGAAGATGCTAAAAGAGGTAAGATTTTTACCAAGCTTATCAAAGAAATAACTGTAGCCGCTAAAATCGGCGGAGGAGAACTTGAGTCAAACCCCAGGCTTCGTACTGCTGTTGATGCTGCAAAAGCGGCTAATATGCCTAAAGACAATATAGAAAGAGCTGTAAAAAAAGGCACAGGAGATCTTGAGGGAGTTAATTATGAAGATATAAGGTACGAAGGCTACGGACCTGGTGGTGCTGCTGTGCTTGTTGAATGCCTTACAGACAATAAAAATCGTTCAGTTGCTGAAGTAAGGCATCTGTTTGCAAAGTTTGGAGGAAATTTAGGTGAAAACGGTTGTGTGGACTGGATATTTGAAAAAAAAGGCTTTATAATTATGGCCAAAGAAGGAATAGATGAAGAAAAACTTATGGAAATTGCTCTTGAAGCAGGTGCTGAAGATATTGAAGAGCAGGATGATTCTTTTGAAATTTATTCCCAGGCCCAGGATTTTGAATCTGTAAAAAATGCAATTGATCAAGCTGAAATTAAATATGAATTGGCTGAAATAACCATGATACCCCAAAATGAAATAGAACTAGACGGCAGTGATGCTGAAAATATGATCAAGCTTATTGACGGACTTGAAGACTGTGATGATGTTCAAAACGTTTATAATAACGCAGATATACCGGACTCTTTTTATGAGTAG
- a CDS encoding S8 family serine peptidase — MKKNYLFLIFLIFFYSCSNSGSSDKNNNSETEKYIKGIVKLSGNAFVDFDLKDSGQGLNNSSNRAQYITPDSTLSGYVDSSDKEDWFVFYSDKELSLSINSEQNFDALIGKDPLNLCSFDSFKFLGPGKYYIQVRAKNSSGNYFIKIKKTGKNRLSADFDFVPGEVIVKFKNDSKTILGRSTDVFDNLQLKKDYQSFSVYKIWGKKPLALSSKTDLKEETINFINQLNENPDIEYSEPNFIRKPNYIPNDYNYYNLWNLDLINAPDAWDISRGGEIVVAVLDTGIVQHEEIPASRLIKGYNFLDGDENTLDPGVAIEGIGYHGTHVAGIIGASMDNYKGGCGVSPEVFIMPVRIVDKEVTSENIANGIIFAAGLPNSSEKLPSKNADIINMSFGGEGYSKTEKNACDAAVEEGVILLSASGNEGKKIVYYPGGYSNVICVSAVDSKKEIASYSNYGSFVTLAAPGGDSLSIKGPVGPEPHDYAGMTGTSMATPHVSGVIALMKSINKNLDSEDIFNMISQGKMTDDLGEPVFDNKYGYGLIDAKKSVYALNDFTSYSSVKVLLKDSSNNIIRPLSLAKIAAGTFSYMFKVSASGSYIIEAGIDLNNDNKFNGIGEISKTIEVVYENSQVQAEIIDLSYP; from the coding sequence ATGAAAAAAAACTATCTTTTCTTAATCTTTTTAATTTTTTTTTATTCTTGTTCCAACTCAGGAAGCTCAGATAAAAACAACAATTCTGAAACAGAAAAATATATCAAAGGCATTGTCAAACTTTCAGGCAATGCCTTTGTTGATTTTGACTTGAAAGATTCTGGACAAGGACTTAACAATTCATCTAATAGAGCCCAGTATATCACTCCTGATTCAACCTTATCAGGCTATGTGGATTCGTCTGATAAAGAAGACTGGTTTGTTTTTTATTCTGATAAAGAGCTAAGTTTAAGCATAAATTCAGAGCAAAATTTTGATGCTCTTATTGGAAAAGACCCTCTCAATCTTTGTAGTTTCGATTCTTTTAAATTTTTAGGCCCAGGCAAATATTATATTCAGGTCAGAGCAAAGAACAGCTCGGGAAATTATTTTATTAAAATTAAAAAAACCGGAAAGAACAGATTATCAGCAGATTTTGATTTTGTTCCAGGGGAAGTGATTGTAAAATTTAAAAATGATTCAAAAACAATTCTTGGCCGTTCAACTGATGTTTTTGATAATCTTCAGCTTAAAAAAGATTACCAATCTTTTAGTGTATATAAAATTTGGGGTAAAAAACCATTGGCACTGTCTTCTAAAACTGATTTGAAAGAGGAAACTATCAATTTTATAAACCAGCTTAATGAAAACCCTGATATTGAATATTCAGAGCCAAATTTTATAAGAAAGCCCAATTATATTCCCAATGATTATAATTATTATAATTTGTGGAATCTTGATCTTATAAACGCTCCTGATGCCTGGGATATTTCAAGGGGTGGCGAAATTGTGGTTGCGGTTTTGGATACAGGAATTGTTCAGCATGAAGAGATCCCAGCTTCAAGACTTATAAAAGGATATAATTTTTTAGACGGGGATGAAAACACTTTAGATCCAGGTGTTGCAATAGAAGGGATTGGATATCATGGAACCCATGTTGCCGGCATAATTGGAGCTTCCATGGACAATTATAAAGGAGGTTGCGGAGTAAGCCCTGAAGTTTTTATAATGCCTGTAAGAATTGTTGATAAAGAAGTAACTTCAGAAAACATTGCCAATGGAATAATATTTGCTGCAGGACTTCCAAATTCCAGCGAAAAACTTCCTTCCAAAAATGCAGATATAATCAATATGAGTTTTGGAGGAGAGGGGTATTCAAAAACTGAAAAAAACGCCTGCGATGCTGCAGTAGAAGAGGGTGTAATTCTTCTAAGTGCTTCAGGAAATGAAGGTAAGAAAATTGTCTATTATCCAGGTGGTTATTCAAATGTTATTTGTGTTTCTGCAGTGGATTCTAAGAAGGAAATAGCCTCGTATTCAAATTATGGAAGTTTTGTAACCCTTGCTGCTCCAGGAGGTGATTCTTTGTCAATTAAAGGCCCGGTGGGTCCAGAACCTCATGACTATGCTGGAATGACAGGAACTTCAATGGCAACTCCCCATGTTTCAGGTGTGATTGCTCTTATGAAATCAATAAATAAAAATCTTGATTCAGAAGATATTTTCAACATGATTTCTCAAGGAAAGATGACTGATGATTTGGGAGAGCCAGTCTTTGATAATAAATATGGCTATGGTTTGATAGATGCAAAAAAGTCTGTTTATGCTTTGAATGATTTTACATCATATTCCTCAGTAAAAGTGTTACTTAAAGACTCTTCAAATAATATTATCAGACCTTTGAGTTTGGCTAAAATTGCTGCTGGAACTTTTTCATATATGTTTAAAGTTTCAGCTTCAGGCAGTTACATAATAGAGGCAGGTATAGATCTGAATAACGACAATAAATTTAACGGGATTGGGGAAATTAGTAAAACAATAGAAGTTGTTTATGAAAATTCTCAGGTTCAGGCAGAAATCATTGACTTGTCGTATCCATAA
- the nadA gene encoding quinolinate synthase NadA: MKEKIKKLAKEKNAIILAHNYQPPEIQDLADLCGDSLELSIRASKTDADIIIFCGVHFMAETAKILSPKKKVFLPNPQSGCPMADMITPEALLKRKEELSGIPVVTYVNSSAAVKAISDVCCTSANVVKIVQNLDSKEVLMTPDKNLALYAAKYTDKKIHLWEGYCPFHNEMKKDDALKVKKKYPEALFIAHPECPPETLEVADEIASTSGMIKIAKNSDKKEFIIATETGHIYPLQKACPDKIFHIGSEKIYCPDMKKITPEMVLKSLETGFGEIDVPEDIRIKALGSVEKMLNAK, from the coding sequence ATGAAGGAAAAAATTAAAAAACTTGCTAAAGAGAAAAATGCAATCATCCTTGCACACAATTATCAACCTCCTGAAATCCAGGATCTTGCAGATCTTTGCGGAGACTCACTTGAGCTGAGCATCAGGGCATCAAAAACAGATGCAGACATAATAATATTTTGCGGAGTTCATTTTATGGCTGAAACTGCAAAAATCCTTTCTCCCAAGAAAAAAGTATTTCTTCCAAATCCTCAATCAGGATGCCCAATGGCAGACATGATAACTCCTGAAGCTCTTCTTAAAAGAAAAGAAGAACTTTCCGGAATTCCTGTTGTTACTTATGTAAATTCTTCCGCAGCTGTAAAAGCAATTTCAGATGTTTGCTGTACTTCTGCAAACGTAGTTAAAATTGTACAAAACCTTGATTCAAAAGAAGTTTTAATGACACCTGACAAAAATCTTGCCCTGTATGCAGCAAAATACACAGATAAAAAAATCCATCTTTGGGAAGGATATTGTCCTTTTCACAATGAAATGAAAAAAGATGATGCCTTAAAGGTCAAGAAAAAATATCCAGAAGCTCTTTTCATTGCCCATCCCGAATGTCCTCCTGAAACCCTTGAAGTCGCAGATGAAATTGCAAGTACTTCAGGAATGATAAAAATTGCAAAAAATTCAGATAAAAAAGAATTTATAATAGCAACTGAAACAGGACATATTTATCCCTTGCAAAAAGCTTGTCCTGACAAAATCTTTCATATTGGATCTGAAAAAATCTATTGTCCTGATATGAAAAAAATAACTCCTGAAATGGTTTTAAAATCTCTTGAAACAGGTTTTGGTGAAATTGATGTTCCTGAAGATATAAGAATAAAAGCTCTTGGAAGTGTTGAAAAAATGCTTAATGCAAAATAA
- a CDS encoding outer membrane lipoprotein carrier protein LolA has protein sequence MNKFKYIFFIVFLIPSICLAQSKDLLIKKIEQRYANKSFQADFFQQSILKALDIKQAAGGYVIFSHPGKMYWKYNFPDSQEIITDSKTVWIYSHEDNQVTKALAGDYFKEGNGGSFLSNINSMDKNYDIKTKELEETEKQLLVLTPFNKRAIAEIEIIVLKENGKIISVKTTNQSSDETVLIFKNEKFLTEIDETIFKFTPPENASITNF, from the coding sequence ATGAATAAATTTAAATATATTTTTTTTATAGTTTTTTTAATTCCCTCAATCTGTCTTGCCCAGTCTAAAGATCTGCTTATAAAAAAAATTGAACAAAGGTATGCTAACAAATCCTTTCAGGCTGATTTTTTCCAGCAGTCAATTTTAAAAGCACTTGATATCAAACAAGCTGCCGGAGGATATGTAATTTTTTCCCATCCAGGCAAAATGTACTGGAAATATAATTTCCCAGACAGCCAAGAGATAATAACAGATTCTAAAACAGTGTGGATTTATTCCCACGAGGACAATCAGGTTACAAAAGCTCTGGCAGGAGATTATTTTAAGGAAGGAAACGGAGGCTCATTTCTTTCAAATATAAATTCCATGGACAAAAACTATGATATAAAAACAAAGGAGCTGGAAGAAACAGAAAAACAATTGTTAGTTCTTACACCTTTTAATAAAAGGGCAATTGCTGAAATTGAAATTATAGTATTAAAGGAAAATGGAAAAATTATTTCTGTAAAAACAACAAACCAAAGCAGTGATGAAACTGTTCTTATTTTTAAAAACGAAAAGTTTTTAACTGAAATTGATGAAACTATTTTCAAGTTTACCCCTCCTGAAAACGCAAGCATTACAAATTTTTAA
- a CDS encoding 4'-phosphopantetheinyl transferase superfamily protein, with the protein MSHKLIIKNEFPKINCLRFEKSGESVPDLNGIHLWQINITSLKPHLNFYEKILSKDELEKSLKFKFEADRLRACFSRACLRILCGAYLLKSPGDLNFEYNPKGKPFLGSRDLSFNLSHSNELILIGFSKRESIGVDLEYNFKTENYMAIGEKYFHPKESAVLKTLPKEMRKGGFFKYWTAKEAYVKALGDGIGKKIQSFYIKESLAENKFLEISGPLENGNPKGFVYLFSPQKNYFAAVCIT; encoded by the coding sequence ATGAGCCATAAATTAATTATAAAAAACGAATTTCCAAAAATAAATTGTTTAAGGTTTGAAAAATCAGGAGAGTCTGTTCCAGATTTGAACGGGATTCATCTTTGGCAGATTAATATAACCTCTTTAAAACCCCATCTTAATTTTTATGAAAAAATTCTTTCAAAGGATGAACTGGAAAAGTCATTAAAGTTTAAATTTGAAGCTGACAGGTTAAGGGCCTGTTTCTCAAGAGCCTGTTTAAGGATTCTTTGCGGGGCTTATTTGTTAAAATCTCCTGGGGATTTAAATTTTGAATACAATCCAAAGGGAAAGCCTTTTCTTGGTTCAAGGGATTTGTCTTTTAATCTTTCCCACTCAAACGAGCTTATCTTAATAGGCTTTTCAAAGCGGGAAAGCATAGGGGTTGATCTTGAATATAATTTTAAAACTGAAAATTATATGGCCATAGGAGAAAAATATTTTCACCCTAAAGAATCAGCTGTTTTAAAAACTCTTCCAAAAGAGATGAGAAAAGGTGGCTTTTTCAAATACTGGACTGCTAAGGAAGCATATGTGAAAGCTTTGGGGGATGGAATTGGGAAAAAAATTCAGTCTTTTTATATAAAAGAGAGTTTAGCTGAAAATAAGTTTTTAGAAATTTCTGGGCCGTTAGAAAATGGGAACCCAAAAGGTTTTGTATATTTGTTTTCTCCCCAAAAAAATTATTTTGCTGCTGTTTGTATAACCTGA
- a CDS encoding enoyl-CoA hydratase, with protein sequence MQETVKFSVNNNIGTITLNRPERKNAINQSLLTELYKSINKIAQDDEIKVGIITGNGDSFCSGIDLKALEQGENLFDPLGDKKGMVEIFNACKKPVIGAVNGYAITGGFEIALNCDFLIASENAFFKDSHSLVGIHPGWGMSQLLPQAVGIRMAKQISMTCEPVSAQKALECGLVNEVVSKNDLMKRAVEIAEMIAGVNQNIMLQIKELFEKRNSLSFEQCLKEEEKGFENFLALFS encoded by the coding sequence ATGCAAGAAACTGTAAAATTTTCGGTAAATAACAATATAGGAACAATTACGCTTAACAGGCCCGAGAGAAAAAATGCAATCAATCAAAGCCTTTTAACAGAGCTTTATAAGAGCATAAACAAAATTGCTCAAGATGATGAAATAAAAGTTGGGATTATTACAGGAAACGGAGATTCTTTCTGTTCTGGAATAGATCTTAAAGCTCTAGAGCAGGGAGAAAACCTTTTTGATCCCCTTGGAGATAAAAAGGGAATGGTTGAAATTTTCAATGCCTGCAAAAAGCCTGTTATAGGAGCTGTAAACGGATATGCAATAACCGGAGGATTTGAAATAGCACTTAATTGTGACTTTCTCATTGCTTCTGAAAATGCTTTTTTCAAAGACAGCCATTCACTGGTTGGAATTCACCCTGGATGGGGAATGAGCCAGCTGCTTCCCCAGGCTGTTGGAATAAGAATGGCAAAACAAATATCAATGACCTGTGAGCCTGTATCAGCACAAAAAGCTCTTGAATGCGGACTTGTCAACGAAGTTGTTTCAAAAAACGATCTTATGAAAAGGGCAGTAGAAATTGCCGAAATGATAGCCGGAGTAAATCAGAATATAATGCTTCAGATAAAAGAACTTTTTGAAAAAAGAAATTCTTTGTCCTTTGAACAATGTTTAAAAGAAGAAGAAAAAGGATTTGAAAACTTCCTTGCCTTGTTTTCATAA
- the wrbA gene encoding NAD(P)H:quinone oxidoreductase: MKVLIVYYSMYDHIHKLANAVAEGAGSIENVEVALRRVPETLPKEVLESMGAIEAQKPQADIPVCTVDELGEADAIIFGTPTRFGNMCGQMRQFLDSTGQLWANGTLVGKVGSVFTSSNTQHGGQESTILSFHTTLLHHGMVIVGLPYTFKGQMTTDEISGCSPYGASTIAGADGSRTPSENELSGARFQGEHVARITKKLTA; the protein is encoded by the coding sequence ATGAAAGTATTAATTGTTTACTATTCAATGTATGACCACATCCATAAATTGGCAAACGCAGTAGCTGAAGGGGCAGGTTCTATAGAAAATGTGGAAGTAGCACTCAGAAGAGTTCCAGAAACTTTGCCTAAAGAGGTGTTAGAATCAATGGGAGCGATTGAAGCCCAGAAACCACAGGCAGATATACCTGTATGCACTGTTGATGAGCTAGGAGAAGCCGATGCAATTATTTTTGGAACTCCAACCCGCTTTGGTAATATGTGCGGACAGATGAGGCAGTTTCTTGATAGCACTGGACAATTATGGGCCAATGGAACCTTGGTCGGGAAGGTGGGAAGTGTGTTCACCAGCTCAAATACCCAGCACGGGGGACAGGAATCAACAATTCTTAGTTTTCACACAACCCTATTACACCATGGAATGGTGATTGTCGGCCTGCCCTATACTTTCAAAGGACAGATGACAACAGACGAAATAAGCGGTTGCTCTCCATACGGTGCTTCTACCATAGCCGGTGCTGATGGAAGTCGTACTCCCAGCGAAAACGAGCTTTCTGGAGCACGTTTCCAGGGTGAACACGTTGCAAGGATAACAAAAAAACTCACAGCATAA
- a CDS encoding aldehyde dehydrogenase, producing the protein MTYADPLSKETVFAQAKSKNLIAKALIPNRVSAESNFLTALNPFDNSIIGYVESCNNEIVNEAVAVARETFESGVWSSLSPSERKTVMQKWAALIEVHKYELAALDCVDVGKPIKECLAADITDAINTIAWYGEAADKIFGKVSPTSGEHLGLVVKEPIGVVGAVLPWNFPSATFSWKVAPALAAGNSVVVKPAEQTSFGAYRLVQLAHQAGIPEGALLLVTGLGLETGKPIGLHNDIDVVSFTGSTEVGRYFLKYSAQSNLKEIVLECGGKSPQIIFPDTYSIDEIVNEVLNAAFYNMGENCSCGSRLIVHKSIKEKLLKAMIDKLPEWKVGDPSDMSVFLGPMIEEAHFQKVMSHIEKAKAEGANLIYGGKALPLGAGKCIEPTIFDDVTPEMTLFKEEIFGPVLAITTFDTEEEAIALANNTNYGLAASIYTSDIRRAHRVSKAIKAGTVSVNCFSEGDQSTPFGGHKESGFGGQDKGLEAFEQYVSTKTIWYAN; encoded by the coding sequence ATGACTTACGCTGATCCTCTCTCAAAAGAGACTGTTTTTGCCCAAGCCAAATCGAAAAATCTCATCGCTAAAGCACTTATTCCTAACAGAGTTAGTGCTGAAAGCAACTTTCTAACAGCTCTAAACCCTTTTGATAATAGCATAATAGGCTATGTAGAGAGCTGTAACAATGAAATCGTAAACGAGGCAGTTGCTGTTGCCCGGGAAACATTTGAATCTGGGGTCTGGTCATCATTGTCACCAAGTGAACGTAAAACAGTGATGCAGAAATGGGCTGCCTTAATTGAAGTACATAAATATGAGTTGGCTGCATTGGATTGTGTTGATGTTGGTAAACCAATCAAAGAATGCTTGGCTGCAGACATCACCGATGCCATTAATACAATAGCTTGGTACGGCGAAGCAGCAGATAAAATATTTGGAAAAGTATCACCCACTTCCGGAGAACACCTAGGATTGGTTGTTAAAGAACCCATCGGAGTTGTTGGGGCAGTTCTCCCTTGGAATTTTCCATCTGCAACATTTTCCTGGAAAGTTGCTCCAGCTTTGGCCGCAGGCAACTCTGTAGTTGTAAAACCAGCCGAACAAACTTCATTTGGTGCTTACCGCTTAGTTCAGTTAGCTCATCAAGCAGGCATCCCTGAGGGAGCTTTGCTGCTGGTTACCGGCTTAGGCCTAGAAACAGGCAAGCCAATTGGTTTACATAATGATATTGATGTGGTGTCCTTTACTGGATCAACCGAAGTAGGTCGTTATTTCCTTAAATATTCAGCACAAAGCAATCTAAAGGAGATCGTTCTTGAATGTGGTGGAAAAAGCCCTCAAATCATTTTCCCAGACACTTATTCCATCGATGAAATTGTCAATGAAGTACTTAATGCCGCTTTTTACAACATGGGGGAAAACTGTAGTTGCGGATCTAGACTTATTGTTCACAAAAGCATTAAAGAAAAACTTTTAAAAGCAATGATAGACAAATTGCCTGAATGGAAAGTCGGTGATCCAAGCGATATGTCTGTATTCTTAGGGCCCATGATAGAAGAAGCACATTTCCAAAAAGTCATGTCTCACATTGAAAAGGCCAAAGCAGAAGGTGCCAATCTTATCTATGGAGGGAAAGCATTGCCTCTTGGTGCAGGTAAATGCATAGAACCTACCATATTTGACGATGTCACACCTGAAATGACCCTTTTTAAAGAAGAGATATTTGGCCCAGTACTCGCCATAACAACCTTTGACACCGAAGAGGAGGCAATTGCCCTGGCCAACAACACCAACTACGGTCTGGCAGCCTCGATTTACACCTCAGATATACGCCGTGCCCACCGTGTATCAAAAGCAATAAAAGCAGGAACCGTTTCAGTGAACTGTTTCTCTGAAGGTGACCAGAGCACACCGTTTGGAGGCCATAAGGAATCTGGGTTTGGTGGTCAAGATAAAGGCTTAGAAGCATTTGAACAATATGTTTCCACAAAGACAATCTGGTATGCCAATTAG